One genomic region from Salvia hispanica cultivar TCC Black 2014 chromosome 2, UniMelb_Shisp_WGS_1.0, whole genome shotgun sequence encodes:
- the LOC125206299 gene encoding uncharacterized protein LOC125206299, producing the protein MDWFNSDQRQMDDFVNSQNWQVPPTPDPDATPSPGLPTNVEMESPVSTDEYDISDMEPAPRRGRGKGKVADEDGPKKYSPQETMWLAKNYVDVSEDAVIGNQQSDKAFWQRIADKYNAGRPEGSFERTYVKLRKHWGRVQKEINKWNGKWTNVVGVRARIAP; encoded by the coding sequence ATGGATTGGTTTAACAGCGACCAACGCCAGATGGACGATTTCGTGAACTCCCAGAACTGGCAAGTGCCGCCGACACCCGATCCAGATGCAACGCCTAGTCCCGGGCTGCCTACCAATGTGGAAATGGAATCGCCAGTTAGCACTGATGAGTACGATATCAGCGATATGGAACCAGCTCCACGGAGGGGgaggggcaagggcaaggttGCCGATGAGGATGGGCCGAAGAAGTACAGTCCGCAGGAGACAATGTGGCTGGCCAAGAACTATGTCGACGTCTCCGAGGACGCTGTGATCGGCAACCAGCAAAGCGACAAGGCGTTCTGGCAGCGGATTGCGGATAAGTACAACGCTGGTCGACCCGAAGGCTCGTTCGAGCGTACCTACGTGAAGCTACGCAAGCATTGGGGTCGGGTGCAGAAGGAGATTAACAAGTGGAATGGCAAGTGGACTAACGTAGTCGGAGTACGAGCTCGAATTGCACCGTGA
- the LOC125207544 gene encoding homeobox-leucine zipper protein HAT14 has product MELALSLGDTPKPFSFLEKPQKIHSKDLGFCMSTGKVSSDGGEKSNKSDESRFSDGPISSDPPVQLDLLPFSPVQRSHPSSNKLPFPWLKDKLGGVTEGGRKGDDGSGDHETTAAAAVSSPNSAVSSFQVDFSMFRSARGKRDLEQLSAINSEAEADRGGAGSDDEENGLARKKLRLTKDQSAFLEESFKEHNTLNPKQKLALAKQLNLRARQVEVWFQNRRARTKLKQTEVDCEYLKRCCETLTEENRRLQKELQELRALKASQPFYMQLPATTLTMCPSCERVVTTSTTSTSTAAFSLSPPHAKTAS; this is encoded by the exons ATGGAGTTAGCTCTGAGCTTGGGTGATACACCGAAGCCCTTTTCATTTCTTGAAAAACCCCAGAAAATTCATAGCAAAGATTTAGGGTTCTGCATGTCTACCGGAAAAGTGAGTTCCGACGGCGGAGAGAAGAGTAATAAAAGCGACGAGAGCCGGTTCTCCGACGGTCCGATTTCATCAGATCCACCGGTTCAGCTAGATCTTCTCCCATTCTCTCCGGTGCAAAGAAGCCATCCCTCTTCAAACAAGCTTCCTTTCCCTTGGCtcaaagataaat TGGGAGGCGTGACGGAGGGGGGAAGAAAAGGCGACGACGGCAGCGGAGATCATGAaacgacggcggcggcggcggtttCATCTCCAAACAGCGCGGTGTCATCGTTTCAGGTGGATTTCTCCATGTTCCGAAGCGCGAGGGGGAAGAGAGACTTGGAGCAATTATCAGCCATTAACAGCGAAGCAGAAGCCGATCGCGGTGGCGCAGGAAGCGACGATGAGGAAAACGGCTTGGCCAGAAAGAAACTCCGACTCACCAAAGACCAGTCCGCTTTCCTCGAAGAAAGCTTcaaagagcacaacaccctcAACCCC AAGCAGAAGCTTGCACTAGCAAAGCAATTGAATCTCCGAGCTCGGCAAGTTGAAGTGTGGTTCCAAAACAGAAGAGCAAG GACCAAATTGAAACAGACAGAGGTAGATTGTGAGTATTTAAAAAGGTGCTGTGAGACGCTGACAGAAGAGAACAGGAGGTTGCAAAAAGAGCTCCAAGAATTAAGAGCTCTTAAAGCTTCTCAGCCATTTTACATGCAGCTCCCAGCCACCACCCTCACCATGTGTCCTTCCTGTGAAAGGGTTGtcaccacctccaccacctccacctccaccgccgccttttctctctcaccGCCGCATGCCAAGACAGCTTCTTGA